Below is a genomic region from Bacillus spongiae.
CATTAGTGTAACAACTACATCTTCATTCATTATTCTCGGCATCCTATGCTTTACTAGTATCGGTTTCCTTTTGGCGAACTTAGCGAGTAACGAAGGACAAATAAATATTTATGCCAATCTAATTCAAATCCCCATGATCTTTATGAGTGAAGCTTTTTATCGCCTTCCAAATGCACCTGATTGGCTCCTCTTAATTGGGAAGTACTTGCCATTTGAATACTATGTAAAGGGATTTAACGGCATCTTGGATAGGAGCTACGATAACTTGTACAGTGGGATGTTCATCGTGTCTGTTTATTTTCTTGCAACTGTACTCCTATCTGTTTTTACTTTTAAATGGGATGAAAAGCAACGTATCAACATTCGCTTACGAAAGACTTCTGCATAATATTTCCCTTGTTTGAAAATTATGATACAATTATACTCAACATTGAATATTTTATGTTGAGGTGAATGTAAATGGCTAGATTAATGGTTTTAGGTTTACTTAAAATGAAACCTATGTCAGGATATGAAATTCAACAAATTTTAGAAATGAGTCAAACAGACTTATGGGCGGGAATTCTTCCAGGCTCCATTTACCACGCACTAAAAAAGATGGAAAAGGAAGGGCTCATTGAGATTGACTCAATTGAACAAACAGGGAACCGTTCAAAAGCAATATATAAAATTGTCGATAAAGGGGAAGAAGAATTTATCACATTAGCAAAACAAACCTTAACGGATTCCTCTGTATTATTGCCTAGTAAACTGTATACCGCCATTGGATTTTTGAATGAACTGTCACCTGACGAAATCATTGAAACATTACGGAAACAAAAAGATGGTTTAAATAAGCAGCTTGAACGACAAAGAGCAGGTGAACAAGCGAAAAAAGCGCATACTGAAATAGATGAAATCACAAGACTTACATTTGAGAACATTTATCTTCAATATGAGCTTCAAATTGACTATATTGATAAATTACTATCGATCTACACAAAAGGTAGATGACTGTCACCCTCTTGTTCACCTTTGAAAGGAAACTTCTTCTGAAGCTTCCTTTCATTTATTATGTATTTAGCTCCTAGAAGAGGACTTCCTAAATGATAAAACGTCAGAGGTTCAATTAAAAAAACACCTCACTATGCCAACTCCCTACGACATAAAATATAAAGTAAGAATTAATTATATAAAAGAGCCATCATCGACTCTCTTATATAACTAACTCGAGCTTTTATCGCTTTAAAACTAACTTTTCTTCCCTTGAAGACTCGACAAACAGGCTAACACTAATAGTGTCACTAAAACCAGAGCGGCAATAGCAAAGATTGCACTAATGATTAAAACAATAATAGCCGCTGTTGTTGCTGCTCCTCCTCCAAATGCAAGTGCTACTAATGCGACTGCAATGACAAGAGCGATACCTAATGAACCAAGCCCTAACGCAATACCTGCTCCAGTACATGGACAACATGCTTTTGTTTCAGAAGATTTCCCCATTTTTCTCCCCTCCTTATAAAAGCATCTTTCTCTATAAAATATGAAAAGTATCAATATTTCGTTCTAGGCAACCAATAAACGGGCTTTTATAGATATTAGTAGTGGGCGCCATAAAATAAACCCGTTTAGCGATAGAGGGATTTGCCTATTTAAATAGGAGAGATTATTCTTAAAAAACAAAACAAAGCCTACTTTAAAGTAGACCGATAGAGTTCATTATCGCATTTTTAGGAGAGGATACGGAACGAAGGATCATAATATCTTTTTTAGTACAAAGATATGTGTCAGCTCAAATTGAATCGCCCTTCTTACCCTATACATACTCCTTCATAAACCGACTGTTAATCAAAATCATGTTCCTCTACTATACAAATCCCATTATCTTTTCTTTGTCAGTTCTTCTAAGAAACCAATGGCGTCATTTACAGCCGGAACCTTCAACACATTGTTTTTCGTAAACTCCTCACACTGAGGACTACCTGCTGCTTTTATTAGGCGAGCGGCTTCTTCCCCATCAAATTCAGTACGTCTAAATTTGTACCCTTCTGAATGTAAATGAAGCCAGTATGCACCTGAAGAGTGAGCAAAGGGCATGCCAACACTACCAGCATTTATGATTTTTCTTGATCCAACCCTCCGCTCAAATTGTAGATGAGTATGACCACATACAATAATTTGTTGATTAATCCCTTCGAACATAGGAATAAGCCGATTATGTGAGGTAATTGGAGTGAAAATTTCTTCGTCGCTACGAGGAGTTGCATGGCAAAACAGTACCTCTCCTACCTTAGGAATTTGAAGAATTTGTTGTTCAGGTAAGTTGGCTAAAAAATCTCTCTCTTTTTTTGAAATCTGTGCTGCAACCCAATTTGTCAGCTCGACTGCTTTTTCTGATAATTCCTCAGTAAGGGGATGACCGTCGTAGGCTGTCACAACTTCCCGATCTCCATTTCCTCGAAGATAAAGAATCCGGTGTTTTAGCTGAAATAGACGTTCCAGCACTTGCTGCGGCATCGGTCCTGAGACAATATCTCCCCCAATTACAATTAAATCAACCTCACTTTTTTCGATCTCACCTAAGACGGCATTTAAGGCAGGCAAGTTTCCATGAATATCGTAAAGGGCGGCAATATTCATTTCATTCATCTCCTTTTCCCTATTATGTACTTTCAAATAAATGTTCGCCTAGTAATCTAGTTAGCTCTCTGTTTAGATTCATAATATGAGGAAGATGACCTAGATAGCCTCTTTACAATAAAATAATTATATTAATGAGTACAGTGAACATTGAGGTAAGAGATTGCGATGAAGTATCCTTTGGGTTTGACGATGTTCAATAATGTACAGTTCTAAGGGCAGTTTCCCCTATTGGTCGTTTTCAATAAATTTCTTGAGATTAAACATCAAGAGCAGTTCTATGTTACCAACCATTAACCCTCTCTCTTGTCCACTTCTTCATAAACTTCTACATTCTTAACTTCAATCGATGAGTTGTTTTTCACCTTCTAATACAAAAGATTATCAGTAATGTTATGATTCTTTATTCGTTCCATTCATTATTTTATCTTGCCATTTTTGGTAAACGTAAATAATTAACGCTAAAATCATCATGATGATAAAAATACCGAAATGCCCCATTCCTTTTAATTCATAAATACCAAAAGAAATTAATATTTTGAGTCCGATAAAGGCATAAGCTGCATCCGTAATCGCATTTGTGAGTATATAAACAAAAAAAGATTTATCAAACGTAAACCGAAAAATCCAAATCGTTCCTGGAATAAATACACCATAGGTTAACGGAAAACTCGTAATATGTCCCCATGGCACAATAACTTCATCTACAACCCACCAATTAAATACATAACCCATTTCAAAGACCATCGTAACAAGAAGCGACGCAAAAATCGCTACAGGCATAAAGCGTTTTATTGATCGTTGATTCAAGAAAAACAATGTTAACCATGGGAGAATCAGCATGAGCCATAAGACCAACTGAGCGATTGAAATCACCTTCTAAACATTTTATTTTATATAAACTAGTATGCCTAGCCAAGTGAAACTCTATTCTATACTCCATCGATAGATTTTTATTCCTCGCTCAAATAGTTTTGTGAAGCAGTACGAATTCCCCATATCTAAATTAAAAATAGATATACCCTTTTTAGGTGTTCAAATGATGTATTGGTTTTAACACCTACATTATGTTTGTTTCCCTATTACTCTATAATCTAACTCTTGCAATTTTAATAAAAACTATAATATAGGTTTTCTGTCCAAGCTAAATGAAAATAAAAACATACATTATATTAATTCCCGCAAAGGAGGTGAATTCATATTGTCTTTTTGTGTTCGTTTGAAGGAACCAATTAACGCAGAAGTAGACGTGCAAGAGTTTATTCAAGTTTGCGTTTTTTCAACTGTTGATCTAGATAGAGAAACAAAAGTATTAGTAGCTTTAGGAAACCGTGACCAAGTTGAAGATATAGATTTTGTATTTGCTGATGGAACATCAATTGATTTTAACGAAGTGGGTGTTCATATTTTTGAACCTGCTATTTTAAACACTTGTGCTAACATCATCGGAACGTTTAAAAAAACAGGAGAGTATTTATTTAATGTAGCATTACTTGATCAAAATAATAATGATCTACTAGATTTTGAAGTTGCAGTAGTGAAAGTATTTGAATAGGCAATAAAAATAGGGTTGTATCTATTTGATACAACCCTACCTTTCTAATGAGTCATCAATTATCAATTCACCAATCAAATTTAATTAGTCATGTCTTTATAAATCTTACATACCATTTTCTAATCGTCTAGAGAACCCTGCTCATTTATAATTAGAAATTTTCTATTTATAACTTCAATCACCTAGACTACCTAAGCTATTTAACAAGTGTAATCCTTTAAAAAGAATTCATTGTTCACGCTATAATTGGTGAAAAAAACGACTATCATATTTCGACGTCGCTATTCGTTTTTATCCAACCAAACGCAAATCCAATGGATTTTTTAATCTCATCCAGACTGGACCTTGCCTTCTCCCAGGTTGGTTTATTGGATTACAATAAATGATATTCATAGTAGGGTTCCTCTTGCTGTATTTCATCAAACCATTTTGTCCCTTTATATTGAAAGCCAACTTTCTCTAATATGTTTAGTGATGCTAGATTTCGTGGATCTGCAGATGCTGTAATAACCGAAACACGACCATCTTTTCTTGCCATGTTTAAGCAAGCAATGACAGCTTCTGTAGCAAACCCTTTTCCCCACGTCGATTGACTAAAATGAAAAATTAACTCAATTTTTTCCATTGATTTTGTGATATTAAAACCTGCGGCCCCAATAATCATGCTAGACGCTTTCTCTTGAACAGCATAAACAGATAAGTCATTTGTCTGATGTATCTCTCTATATATCTTTATTATTTGAGGGAATTTTTCATGTTTCGTTGCTCCATCACAAAATTTCATGACGTCTTCGTTTCCCCAAAACGTTTTCATTGCTTCTGCATGTGATTCATCAAATACACCTAAATATAAGCGCTCTGTTTCATAAACGATTTCCATCACTACACCTACCATCTATTATTACTCGATTCATTTGTTCCAATGTCCTTATCTTTTTTTAAAGCCTTAAAAAATAGTAGAAGATCCTTTAGCTTATTTTATTATAACAATATTCGGAAAAAATACGTGATTTTTTCTCAAAATTAGTTGTTTACCTATGTTTAAATATGGCATGTAAAATATAACATCCATTGGTAATCAATATCCCTTCCCTTTTAACCTAAAGAACCTCTTTTCAAAGATAAAAAAGCTGTTCCTCACTCTGGAGAAAAGTCACTTACAATCTACTAGTAATCTGTAAGAGACTCCCCATTATTTTATTATTACAGTCGAATACGGTGATTCTCACTCATTTAAACATAGTAATTATTTTTCTTCATACGCAAGTATATCTCCAGGCTGGCAATTTAATATTTCACATAAAGATTCTAAAGTAGAAAATCGAACCGCTTTTGCCTTATTATTTTTTAGAATAGATAGGTTGGCCATCGTAATGCCGAGTCTTTCTGAGAGCTCTGTAGAACTCATCTTTCTCTTTGCCATTACGACGTCAAGATTCACAACAATCGGCATCTTCACTCTTCCTTTACTATATGGTTTTGTCGTTTTCTTCCTTTATATTTATAGCTACTTCTAATAATTGAGCTAAAACCAAGCATAACAGTCCTATCGTCACACAAATGAAAATAACAATTAGTAGTGGTCCTGCCAACAGAACATCTTTGAAAAAATTAACGGAAAGCTTTAAGTAACTTACACACCCTATAAAAATGACTATTTCGCTAAAAGAACTTACTGCGATTACTTTTAGTGCCTTTACATTTTCATTAGAGAAAGGCTTTCTTTTTACGACTAAACCAGCTATTTTTCTTAGTTTAAATAATGATAAAACATAAGGGGCAGCACATAAATAGATACAAATTGTAACGATCCATACTAAATTTTGATCTAATAATTGATACTGACTTTTAAAAAAAGCAGTAAGGATTAACGGTGTTCCTAATAGAAGCATAAGTGTTATCAATATCCCCATAACTAGCGTGAAATTTAATATATATGGAATGCTTCTTTTGTTCATAGAAAAACCTCTTTTCATATATTTTCTTATAATATACTCTCATATTTATCGTTAATCAATAAAAAATTATCAATTAACAATTATTACTATTATTAATAACATAATTTTGGTTTTTCTAGTATGCGACTCTAGCGTCCCTTTATATACGATGACCTTTATTCAGAAGGACAAATTAGTCCTTCTATAAAATAGATTAATCGTCTGCTTTGTAATCTACTGTTTTATAACTACAATACTTCCCTCTCACCATTAAAATACATAAAGTTCCTAAGGGATCCTCTTTATATTCCATTTACTTGATTTAGAAATTTCCAACTCCAGAATGCAAGTTATTCTTATTTCATAGTTATCCTCAAGAAAAATACATTTGTAGGAATTGCCGATACCAGCGCATTATCTTTTTTATGGTTCATTCAGATTTATTTCAAATAAAGTGTTTAATTTCAAAGAAATACGAACAATACAAGTGAATGGGGTAACAAAGTATAGTTTTAGTTTTTATTTAATAATTGGAAACTTATAACATACAAGTTTAAATTGAAGATTTTTTAAAATATGTTGTTTCGTAAAACTTTTTTTAAAAATATTTCGTTAAACTAACTGAGGTGAATATATTGCGGACGGATGAGGAACTAATTAAAGAAATACAATCTGGGGATCAAGCCTCTATGGAGGTTCTAGTCGAAAGACATTATAAAACCGTGTACGCATTTGTCTATCGAAGGGTTGGAGATAAACATACTGCTTACGACTTAACACAAGAGGTATTTATTAAAATGATGAAAGCTCTTCCTTCGTTTTCATTTAAAGCTACCTTTCCTACATGGCTACTAACGATAGCTGTTAACCATTGTCGAGACTATTTTCGATCAAAGGCTTATCAGCAGTTCACTCAAACAGATGAGTATGAAGAACGATTGAATGTTAATAGAAAGGAAGATGTATATGCTACGTTTGAAAAAAATGAAAAACGACAACAAATGAAAGAGCTTATTTACGAACTACCAGATTACCAAAGTGAAGCCATCATCTTAAAATATTATCATGATTTAAAAATAAGTGAGATCGCTAAGGTCACAAATACAAATGCTTCAACCGTAAAATCACGACTGAAACAAGGGTTAGCCAAACTAAAAAAGACGCTAGAAGGGAGTATTTCGTTTGAGGGATAAACAAGATATATATAAAGTGGATGAAGAGCTTGAGAACTTCCCATTATTACAAGATTTTTCAGTAGAATTTCCAAGTGATGAAGAAATGTTCCATACGATTGAAGAACTAAGACAATACGTACCTCAACAGCAGGAAAACACAAGTATAAATCAGCTATCTAGACTCATCAAATTATCAGCATCTGAGCTATTCCATATTGAAAAATCCTTTTGGTCGGCAAATTTAGTCTTTTTTGTCATTGGATTACTTCTAGCTATAACGAATAATAGCAACCCATACTTTACAATCATGTTACTCTCACCAGTCCCATTTTTAATAGGATTGCTTCAAATCTTTAAAGGTAGAGACGAAAACGTGCTCGAATTGGAATTAACCTTTAAATACACTGCTCAACAACAAATGCTAGCGAAAATGGTTGTTATTGGGGTCTATAATTTCATATTAAACATTATCCTTATTACTTTGTTAAGTCTATTTGGAGAAGGGCAGCTAATTGTTTCGAAAATGTTACTATACTGGATCATCCCATTTTCATTAGTAGCATCAATTGGATTGTGGGTGACACAAAAAGTAAAAGGTCCCATTGCCGTCCCATCACTCGTCATTAGTTGGACTGCTTTCACCTTTATATATATGATGAATGAGGGAGCCATATCTTATTTTGAAACAAAGCCATTTATTTTTTATGTCATTACCTTTGTACTATCAATATTATTCTTCATTCAGCAAGTCAAAAAAATGAAAAATAGTCGTTTTATTGATATTTCACAGCTATAGACTTTTATAAGCCTTGGTGGTTGTTTTCCCCCTTTGAGAAGCAAGTCAATAGGGATGTATATCCTTCGTGTTTACTCAAAATTAATCAATAACCTTTCATCACAAGCATTCTTCTTATCGCATAGTAGTTTTAAACATGCATCTGATGAAGATTATCTTGAATCTCACTTCACCTTGTTAGATGAAGTGAATCATTTAGCTTATTATCCTTCTGAAATTATGGTGGGGCATTGTTTTCCTTCCAAACTAGGCAATCGTTTGTTGCCAAAACAGAAAGAATTATTTTGACTTTATTAAAGAAACAAAAAACACACCCTATCTAGCATTAGGGTGTGTTTTTCTATATGGGAAGCGATTGTAACAAGTTTTCTTTTATTTATAATGTTAATCTTCTACTAACGGATTGAAGCCTTTAATCAACAGATAAATAGCCAGAACTAACTCAAATATTGCTGTTGGTGCATTCATGATAAAATAAAGGGGTGTTATTATTTCAATTACATCAAACATCAATAAAAACGTAGCTATAAGAGTAAACGTACAGCCAATTATCCCCCATACTGAAAGCCAGTGAGGAAATAATTTTATCCGAAAAGAGCAATAGTATAAGATTAAACCACCTAAACTCCAAGGAAGTATCATTCCGATATGATTCAACCCATCTCTATACGCTCTAAGCAATTCTCCTATTGTTTCGTAATAGGATGGACTCGGTTGGCCTTCGATAACAAAACGTTCACTTATGAATAAAAGTAATAACAGTGAAACGATTCCAACAAAAAGAAAGGCTGCTCCAATAATTCTAAACCCGAAATACCCAAGGGCCAATTTAGCATTATATTTCTTAATGATTGGATATACTATAACCGCGATACACACATATACAGTCGCCATCATAAATTGAAAAAATACAGCCATCAATACTTGGTTTTTAATTAAAGCTAATGTTCCAAGATATTCCGGTCGTTCTAAAGCTGGAACTGATGATAGAATGCCAGATACTAATCCAAAGATTAATAATATTCCAAATGTAGTAGCTGTTTTCCTGTTGGAAGCCAACATTCCATCCTCCTCATAGTATTGTATTTATATATATTCCCTTTTCTATAAACTTCCTTCTCTTTACGTCCTATCAATCATTTATACAGGTATTATATATGGTCTACTCTGAGGAATTATTCCTATTTCTCTTATACAAGTTACTTAAATCTCTGAAACTTCGTTCTTACTCGGTATGCTGTCACCTGCCCCGAGTACTAATAGCTCAAATATTCTTTGTCTAATTGTATTTGCAATGTTCATTTTAGCATTTGAAAAGTTAAAGAAGTATTAAGTAGCCTTATTTAATAAAGTATTAAAAAACGATTGTCAATTCCAACGACATTTACTCGAAAAAAAATAACAGAGATTGTATACAAAAATCACTATGAATATTCATTGTAGCTTTTTTAATGATAGGATCCTTTGATTACTGCTTCCTCTAAAGCGAAGTGAAATGTCTCTTTCCTCCAATAAAAAAGGCCCATCAACTAATACATCACAATGGCTTAGTAACTCCAAAACATGTGTATTTTCACTGCTAATAAGCTCCTCATATGTGTATCCTGAATAGATCCATATATTTTTCTTCTTTGCCTTTAATGTTTTTGCAAGCTTCTTAACTTCTCTAGCTTGGAGAAATGGTTCGCCTCCAGATAACGTAACATTAGAAAGCGGGTTTAATAATACCTCCGCACAAATATCATTAACGGACATTTCAATTCCATTGTGAATATCCCAACTTTTAGGATTATGGCAACCTAAGCAGTGGTGTGGACAACCAGCAAAGAAGATGACTGTTCTTAAGCCTTCACCGTCTACGACAGAGTCATGATAAATATTCATAACTTTCATTGGTGCCTCACTCTATTCTTTTCTTCCTGTTTTTTTGCAGAGTTCCACTTCGACATGTCCCCAACCAAGTAGCCTGTAATTCTGCGAATCCTAGAAATATCTCCTTCCTCCGTAGTATGACAGACAGGACATTCCTGATTGATAATTCCTGAGTAGCTGCAATTCTTACAATAATCCACCGGATGATTAATTGACCCGTAGCCAATATGATTAGCATGCATCGCCTTTACTAACTGGTCGATAGCTGAAAGATTATTAACCAAATTACCGTCACTCTCAATATAAGTGATATGACCAGCATTACATAATTCATGAAAAGGACCTTCTTTTCTAATTTTATCTATTGCTTTAATAGGGTAATAAACAGGAATATGGAATGAATTTGTATAGAAAGGTCGATTAGTCACACCCTTTATTTCACCGAATTCTAATTGATCATGTTTTGTGAATTTTCCAGATAACCCTTCGGCGGGTGTCGCTATTAACGAAAAATTAAGCTGATATTCTTCTGTTGCAAGATCTGCTTTTTCTCGTAGAAACTGTACAATTTTATACCCAAGTGTCCACGCTTTCTCACTTTCACCATGGTGAAAACCCATTAAGGCCATCAATGCTTCAGCTAAGCCTATAAAGCCGATAGACAGTGTACCTTGCTTTAGGACCGTTTCCAAACTATCCCTACCTTGTAATTCCTCGCTCCCCTTCCAAATTCCTTGAGAGTATAAAAATGAAAAGTCTTTAGCTTTTTTCGTACATTGATGTAAATAACGTTCATATAGTTGCTGAATGACTAGATCACAATAAGATTCAAGCAGGGCAAAGAATTGTTTTTCATTGTTGCTCTTAAGAGCAATTTTCACAAGATTAATGCTAGTAAAAGACAGATTTCCTCTCTCGATACTATTCTCTTCCCCATGTAAATTTGACATGACTCTTGTTCTACAGCCCATATAAGAAACCTCGCTCTTTGGTGTACCATCATAATATTGAATATTAAAAGGGGCATCAATAAAGCTAAAATTAGGATAAAGGCGCATGGCTGTTGTTTTTAGTGCTAATTGATACATATCATAGTTCGGATCACCTTCTTCGAAATTTACTCCTTTTTTAGTTTTAAATATTTGAATGGGAAAAATGGGGGTCTCTCCTTTCCCAAGTCCGCTTTGAGTAGCTAAAAGAATATTTTTAATAATCATTCTGCCTTCTTTCGAAGTATCAGTTCCATAATTAATGGATATAAAAGGAACTTGTGAACCTCCACGAGAATGCATTGAATTACTGTTATGTATAAACGCTTCACAGCTCTGATACACCTCGTCCTCTGTTTCTTTCCACGCAATCCGCTCTTTTTCTGCCTTCTTATAAAAAGTTTGATATCCATTAAGCCTTTGAAGGTGATTTTCAAATGTTCGCCTTACGTAAGGTGCTAAATCAAAATCGAACATTGGTAATGCTTGTCCGCCATGTTGCATATTTTGATTTGCTTGTAAAATGATAGATGCTAATGCAAGAGCGCTTTTTATACCATGAGGCGGACGAATGTAACCATGACCAGTATTAAACCCATTGGCTAGAAGCTTAGCGAGTGGGATTTGACAGCAGGTGGTCGTTCCCATAGGCATAAAATCCATATCATGAATATGAATAAAGTTATCTTTAATGGCATTTTTTACTGAATCACTCAATAGTTTTGTGACCGCATAGTATTTTGACGATTCGGTTCCAAATTTATTCATTTGCCCCATGGGAGAACGTCCATCCATATTTGCATTTTCATTCAATAGTTCACTAGACGTTGTATTCGAAATCTCATCAAATGTTTTTAACAGCTCTTTTGTTCTCTCATTATCTACCAACATAATATTAATCCCTGCCTTCAAATAATTTTCTACTTAAAAAACAAACAAATCTCCATCTTCTATAGAGAGACAGAAAGGTTGCAGCAATATAACCCCATATACTACCATCAAAACTATAGAAAAAAACAAAATAAGGCG
It encodes:
- a CDS encoding anaerobic ribonucleoside triphosphate reductase, which codes for MLVDNERTKELLKTFDEISNTTSSELLNENANMDGRSPMGQMNKFGTESSKYYAVTKLLSDSVKNAIKDNFIHIHDMDFMPMGTTTCCQIPLAKLLANGFNTGHGYIRPPHGIKSALALASIILQANQNMQHGGQALPMFDFDLAPYVRRTFENHLQRLNGYQTFYKKAEKERIAWKETEDEVYQSCEAFIHNSNSMHSRGGSQVPFISINYGTDTSKEGRMIIKNILLATQSGLGKGETPIFPIQIFKTKKGVNFEEGDPNYDMYQLALKTTAMRLYPNFSFIDAPFNIQYYDGTPKSEVSYMGCRTRVMSNLHGEENSIERGNLSFTSINLVKIALKSNNEKQFFALLESYCDLVIQQLYERYLHQCTKKAKDFSFLYSQGIWKGSEELQGRDSLETVLKQGTLSIGFIGLAEALMALMGFHHGESEKAWTLGYKIVQFLREKADLATEEYQLNFSLIATPAEGLSGKFTKHDQLEFGEIKGVTNRPFYTNSFHIPVYYPIKAIDKIRKEGPFHELCNAGHITYIESDGNLVNNLSAIDQLVKAMHANHIGYGSINHPVDYCKNCSYSGIINQECPVCHTTEEGDISRIRRITGYLVGDMSKWNSAKKQEEKNRVRHQ
- a CDS encoding PadR family transcriptional regulator, with amino-acid sequence MARLMVLGLLKMKPMSGYEIQQILEMSQTDLWAGILPGSIYHALKKMEKEGLIEIDSIEQTGNRSKAIYKIVDKGEEEFITLAKQTLTDSSVLLPSKLYTAIGFLNELSPDEIIETLRKQKDGLNKQLERQRAGEQAKKAHTEIDEITRLTFENIYLQYELQIDYIDKLLSIYTKGR
- the nrdG gene encoding anaerobic ribonucleoside-triphosphate reductase activating protein — its product is MKVMNIYHDSVVDGEGLRTVIFFAGCPHHCLGCHNPKSWDIHNGIEMSVNDICAEVLLNPLSNVTLSGGEPFLQAREVKKLAKTLKAKKKNIWIYSGYTYEELISSENTHVLELLSHCDVLVDGPFLLEERDISLRFRGSSNQRILSLKKLQ
- a CDS encoding ABC transporter permease encodes the protein MNIIFKSMIIHSLRDKISVFYALVFPIILMLLLSIFFDGASTDIKILTGVTAVSTIFWGMQGIAFQIHSQRNKGVYKLLKLTPMPVISFVFIMVAARTILGFIITSIIWVFGIIYFNIDITFISVTTTSSFIILGILCFTSIGFLLANLASNEGQINIYANLIQIPMIFMSEAFYRLPNAPDWLLLIGKYLPFEYYVKGFNGILDRSYDNLYSGMFIVSVYFLATVLLSVFTFKWDEKQRINIRLRKTSA
- a CDS encoding DUF4386 domain-containing protein; this encodes MLASNRKTATTFGILLIFGLVSGILSSVPALERPEYLGTLALIKNQVLMAVFFQFMMATVYVCIAVIVYPIIKKYNAKLALGYFGFRIIGAAFLFVGIVSLLLLLFISERFVIEGQPSPSYYETIGELLRAYRDGLNHIGMILPWSLGGLILYYCSFRIKLFPHWLSVWGIIGCTFTLIATFLLMFDVIEIITPLYFIMNAPTAIFELVLAIYLLIKGFNPLVED
- a CDS encoding helix-turn-helix transcriptional regulator, with amino-acid sequence MPIVVNLDVVMAKRKMSSTELSERLGITMANLSILKNNKAKAVRFSTLESLCEILNCQPGDILAYEEK
- a CDS encoding DUF2975 domain-containing protein, with the translated sequence MNKRSIPYILNFTLVMGILITLMLLLGTPLILTAFFKSQYQLLDQNLVWIVTICIYLCAAPYVLSLFKLRKIAGLVVKRKPFSNENVKALKVIAVSSFSEIVIFIGCVSYLKLSVNFFKDVLLAGPLLIVIFICVTIGLLCLVLAQLLEVAINIKEENDKTI
- a CDS encoding GNAT family N-acetyltransferase, encoding MEIVYETERLYLGVFDESHAEAMKTFWGNEDVMKFCDGATKHEKFPQIIKIYREIHQTNDLSVYAVQEKASSMIIGAAGFNITKSMEKIELIFHFSQSTWGKGFATEAVIACLNMARKDGRVSVITASADPRNLASLNILEKVGFQYKGTKWFDEIQQEEPYYEYHLL
- a CDS encoding RNA polymerase sigma factor — its product is MRTDEELIKEIQSGDQASMEVLVERHYKTVYAFVYRRVGDKHTAYDLTQEVFIKMMKALPSFSFKATFPTWLLTIAVNHCRDYFRSKAYQQFTQTDEYEERLNVNRKEDVYATFEKNEKRQQMKELIYELPDYQSEAIILKYYHDLKISEIAKVTNTNASTVKSRLKQGLAKLKKTLEGSISFEG
- a CDS encoding metallophosphoesterase family protein; this encodes MNIAALYDIHGNLPALNAVLGEIEKSEVDLIVIGGDIVSGPMPQQVLERLFQLKHRILYLRGNGDREVVTAYDGHPLTEELSEKAVELTNWVAAQISKKERDFLANLPEQQILQIPKVGEVLFCHATPRSDEEIFTPITSHNRLIPMFEGINQQIIVCGHTHLQFERRVGSRKIINAGSVGMPFAHSSGAYWLHLHSEGYKFRRTEFDGEEAARLIKAAGSPQCEEFTKNNVLKVPAVNDAIGFLEELTKKR